A window from Acidobacteriota bacterium encodes these proteins:
- a CDS encoding DUF4115 domain-containing protein: MPEESPVDFGTMFRQARERRGMSLQQIAGVTKISARVLEAMERNDVSKLPGGIFSRAFVRSYAREVGLDPDMAIERLITEFPDESGKERLPSTREAEDIEAFASGRRVATTVLQLVVLAVLVVLAVVAVVEWRACRGPAASTPTASTPAQPASTPAPSASMPVSPLPVADLPPRADKTAAPIQLAIAARDECWLWVKVDQDVVFGRILRAGERLFYEAYASVTLKAGNAGSLSLTINGRPARPLGMPGQVVTATITPDTLASFL, encoded by the coding sequence ATGCCAGAGGAATCTCCCGTCGACTTCGGCACGATGTTCCGGCAGGCGCGGGAGCGACGCGGCATGTCGCTTCAGCAGATCGCCGGCGTGACGAAGATCTCGGCTCGCGTACTCGAGGCGATGGAGCGCAACGACGTGTCGAAGCTGCCTGGGGGCATCTTCTCGCGCGCGTTCGTGCGGTCGTACGCCCGCGAAGTCGGACTCGATCCCGACATGGCCATCGAGCGGCTGATCACCGAATTTCCTGACGAGTCAGGCAAGGAGCGGCTGCCCTCTACTCGAGAGGCTGAGGACATCGAGGCGTTTGCGAGTGGCCGCCGCGTGGCGACCACAGTGCTTCAGTTGGTCGTCCTCGCGGTTCTCGTCGTCCTCGCAGTGGTTGCTGTGGTGGAGTGGCGCGCCTGCCGCGGGCCGGCGGCCTCGACGCCGACAGCGTCGACACCTGCCCAGCCCGCGTCGACGCCCGCCCCGTCCGCGTCGATGCCAGTCAGCCCGTTGCCCGTGGCAGATCTGCCACCACGCGCTGACAAGACGGCCGCGCCTATTCAACTTGCGATTGCCGCGCGGGACGAGTGCTGGCTGTGGGTGAAGGTCGACCAGGACGTCGTCTTCGGACGGATCCTGCGCGCCGGCGAACGCCTCTTCTACGAGGCCTACGCCAGCGTGACCCTCAAAGCCGGCAATGCGGGTAGCTTGTCGCTGACCATCAATGGCAGGCCGGCCCGTCCCCTCGGCATGCCGGGCCAGGTCGTGACCGCCACGATTACGCCCGACACGCTTGCCAGCTTTCTCTAG